Proteins from a single region of Stutzerimonas stutzeri:
- a CDS encoding alpha/beta fold hydrolase, translating into MNSTADHFQLHLNGISLSLYCFGPEEGRPVWLLHGFPECWYSWRNQIDPLVAAGYRVFVPEMRGYGRSSAPVEVSAYDVLTLCGDVRAAMDHFGHRQVALVGHDWGAMVAWYLALLEPERITALVTMSVPFAGRPRRPATEIMRETTGDRFNYILYFQEPGRAERELDADIDRTLRLLMYYQERNLLLQDKPADGTLFEDDMQPGPLPEWCSEEDLAVYRQTFAEHGFRGALNWYRNFERNWQVTEPLQGRKITQPTMFLIGDHDPVGELEAYTLQKMPEWVSDLERHELAPCGHWIQNEQAERVSALLLDFLARRFAS; encoded by the coding sequence ATGAATAGTACCGCGGATCATTTTCAGCTCCACCTCAACGGTATTTCTCTCAGCCTTTATTGCTTCGGCCCCGAAGAGGGCAGGCCGGTGTGGTTGCTGCACGGGTTTCCCGAGTGCTGGTATTCGTGGCGCAATCAGATCGATCCGCTAGTGGCGGCTGGTTATCGCGTGTTCGTTCCCGAGATGCGTGGCTATGGGCGCAGCAGCGCGCCAGTCGAAGTCTCGGCCTACGATGTGCTGACGCTATGTGGGGACGTTCGCGCGGCCATGGACCATTTCGGGCACCGGCAGGTGGCGTTAGTCGGGCATGACTGGGGCGCGATGGTTGCCTGGTACCTGGCGCTTCTGGAGCCGGAGCGGATTACCGCGCTGGTCACCATGTCAGTCCCGTTCGCCGGGCGGCCCCGCCGCCCCGCCACTGAGATCATGCGCGAGACCACTGGCGACCGTTTCAATTACATCCTCTATTTCCAGGAGCCAGGCCGCGCCGAGCGTGAGCTGGACGCCGATATCGATCGCACCCTGCGCCTGCTCATGTACTACCAGGAGCGAAACCTGCTGCTGCAAGACAAGCCTGCCGACGGCACGCTGTTCGAAGATGACATGCAGCCGGGACCGTTGCCCGAATGGTGCTCAGAAGAGGACTTGGCAGTGTATCGGCAGACGTTCGCCGAGCACGGTTTTCGTGGTGCGCTGAACTGGTATCGCAACTTCGAACGCAACTGGCAGGTTACCGAGCCATTGCAGGGGCGCAAGATCACGCAGCCGACGATGTTTCTGATCGGCGACCATGATCCGGTAGGTGAGCTCGAGGCCTATACGTTGCAGAAAATGCCGGAATGGGTCTCTGATCTGGAACGACACGAACTGGCGCCGTGCGGCCACTGGATTCAGAACGAGCAGGCGGAGAGGGTGAGCGCGCTGCTGCTGGACTTTCTTGCCCGCCGCTTTGCCAGCTGA
- a CDS encoding undecaprenyl-diphosphate phosphatase yields MDLWVAVQALILGVVEGVTEFLPVSSTGHQIIVADLIGFGGERALAFNIIIQLGAILAVIWEYRSKILSVVVGLPRESQAQKFTLNLLIAFMPAVVLGVAFADLIHEYLFNPITVAAALVLGGIVMLWAERRDHVIRAETVDDMNWALALKVGFAQCLALVPGTSRSGSTIIGGLLFGLSRKAATEFSFFLAMPTMVGAAVYSGYKYRDLFQPGDFAVFAIGFVTSFIFAMLAVRALLKFIGNHSYAAFAWYRICFGLLILATWQFGLIDWTSAQG; encoded by the coding sequence ATGGATCTTTGGGTTGCGGTTCAGGCGCTGATACTGGGTGTGGTCGAGGGTGTAACCGAGTTTCTGCCGGTATCCAGTACCGGTCACCAGATCATCGTGGCGGATTTGATTGGCTTCGGTGGCGAGCGGGCGCTGGCCTTCAATATCATTATTCAGCTCGGGGCGATTCTCGCGGTGATCTGGGAGTATCGGAGCAAGATTCTGAGCGTAGTGGTGGGGCTGCCCAGGGAATCTCAGGCGCAGAAGTTCACGCTGAATCTGCTGATTGCTTTCATGCCCGCGGTGGTGCTCGGCGTCGCCTTTGCCGATCTGATTCATGAATACCTGTTCAATCCCATCACGGTTGCCGCTGCGCTGGTGCTTGGCGGCATCGTCATGCTCTGGGCCGAACGCCGCGATCACGTGATTCGCGCCGAAACCGTCGATGACATGAACTGGGCGCTGGCTCTGAAGGTAGGTTTCGCCCAGTGCCTGGCGCTGGTGCCCGGCACGTCGCGATCGGGATCGACCATCATCGGTGGGCTGCTGTTTGGTTTGTCGCGCAAGGCCGCCACCGAGTTTTCGTTCTTTCTGGCGATGCCGACCATGGTGGGTGCAGCCGTCTACTCCGGCTACAAGTACCGAGATTTGTTTCAGCCCGGTGATTTCGCCGTCTTCGCTATCGGCTTCGTTACTTCATTCATCTTTGCGATGCTTGCGGTGCGGGCACTGCTCAAGTTCATCGGGAACCACAGCTATGCTGCATTCGCCTGGTATCGGATCTGCTTTGGGCTGCTGATTCTGGCGACCTGGCAGTTTGGACTGATCGACTGGACCAGCGCCCAGGGTTGA
- a CDS encoding IS630-like element ISPa47 family transposase, translated as MKIDARKLSPQEQREKRSTALRMREQGYTYKAIGEAVGVHPRTIAHWAQVAEHKGEKAAIAGGQRGVRQGDRRSLSSSQEVLIRTLMTDKMPDQLKLGFALWTRDAVRELIRQRCGFLMPVRTVGEYLKRWGYTPQRPLHRAYQQKPEVVQHWLDNEYPRIAQRARAENGEIQWGDETGMRSDSHAGRSYAPIGETPVRLVSGSRFSTNMISTVTNRGKLRFMLYRETLTAPVLIRFLSRLIRDAQGRKVFLILDNLRVHHSKKVSAWVGDRKEQIELFFLPAYAPELNPDEYLNCDLKHQVRTGLPARNQDELERRVRSVMRRLQLRPQRIRSYFRHPRIAYAA; from the coding sequence ATGAAAATAGATGCCCGTAAACTCAGCCCCCAAGAACAACGTGAAAAGCGCTCCACGGCCCTACGCATGCGTGAGCAGGGTTACACCTACAAGGCTATTGGCGAAGCGGTTGGTGTTCACCCCCGCACTATTGCTCACTGGGCGCAGGTCGCAGAACATAAAGGCGAAAAGGCTGCCATTGCCGGCGGCCAGCGTGGTGTGCGCCAGGGTGATCGCCGCAGTTTGAGCTCCAGCCAGGAAGTGCTGATTCGCACCTTGATGACCGATAAGATGCCCGACCAACTCAAACTCGGCTTTGCGCTCTGGACGCGTGATGCGGTGCGAGAACTGATCCGCCAGCGCTGTGGTTTTCTCATGCCGGTTCGAACGGTTGGTGAATACCTCAAGCGTTGGGGCTACACCCCGCAGCGCCCACTGCATCGGGCTTATCAGCAGAAACCTGAAGTGGTTCAGCACTGGCTGGATAATGAATATCCACGCATCGCACAGCGGGCCAGGGCTGAGAATGGTGAGATTCAGTGGGGCGACGAAACCGGTATGCGCAGTGACAGCCATGCTGGCCGCAGCTACGCCCCTATTGGCGAAACGCCGGTGCGCCTGGTCAGCGGCAGTCGTTTTTCCACCAACATGATTTCCACCGTGACCAATCGGGGCAAACTGCGCTTCATGCTGTATCGGGAAACGCTGACAGCCCCAGTGCTGATTCGCTTCCTGAGTCGCCTGATTCGCGATGCTCAGGGCCGCAAGGTGTTCCTGATTCTCGACAACCTGCGCGTACACCACAGCAAAAAGGTGAGCGCCTGGGTTGGCGACCGCAAAGAGCAAATCGAACTGTTCTTCTTGCCGGCCTACGCCCCGGAGTTGAACCCTGACGAGTATTTGAATTGTGATTTGAAACATCAGGTTCGCACGGGCTTGCCGGCGCGTAATCAGGACGAACTGGAAAGGCGTGTTCGCTCGGTCATGAGACGATTGCAATTACGCCCTCAAAGAATCCGTTCTTATTTCCGGCATCCACGTATCGCCTACGCAGCATGA
- a CDS encoding methyl-accepting chemotaxis protein has product MNLLRNVPISKRLWLIPVVAVVMLFVLGILMIQQVRSDLYLGKQEATRNIVEAAAGVFEHYRKLETSGAMTTAEAQQAAIEQIRVLRYDGQDYFWINDLGPTMIMHPMQPKLDGQDLSKIKDPEGKELFNEMVKIAQRDGAGLVDYMWAKPGAEDPVPKISYVQLFKPWGWIIGSGIYVDDVEQEFWNYVTRFSLIGLFISAIMAVLVAILIRSIVRPLRHTMAAMANIASGEADLTRTLDVAGNDELSTLGRDFNRFTQKLRTVVGQLFETAGALDQSSRSLSQLSGQAHEQSQQQMLQMEQVATAVNEVTYAVQEVAKNAEHASSEVGTAENQAGQGQRNIEASLQQIDELSTTIGKAVEVIQSLADETTKIGSVLEVIGSIADQTNLLALNAAIEAARAGEQGRGFAVVADEVRLLAQRTQQSTAEIHSMIERLQKNSGAAVNVIMESNRASQLTVEQASQAGASLSEIAQALRNLSGLNASIASATLQQSHVVEDINQNVTQAAGLAQESTLAAEQSSEAGKRLGELADQLNRLLSQFKV; this is encoded by the coding sequence ATGAATCTGCTGCGCAACGTCCCCATCAGCAAGCGCCTCTGGCTAATCCCAGTGGTAGCCGTCGTCATGCTGTTCGTCCTCGGTATTTTGATGATTCAGCAGGTCCGCTCTGATTTGTACCTAGGCAAACAGGAGGCGACACGCAATATCGTGGAAGCAGCCGCGGGTGTCTTCGAACACTATCGGAAGCTCGAAACCAGTGGTGCCATGACGACCGCCGAGGCCCAGCAAGCGGCAATCGAGCAAATTAGAGTATTGCGCTACGACGGCCAGGACTACTTCTGGATCAACGATCTCGGTCCGACCATGATCATGCACCCGATGCAGCCGAAGCTCGACGGTCAGGACCTTTCGAAGATCAAGGACCCGGAAGGCAAAGAGCTGTTCAACGAAATGGTCAAGATCGCCCAGCGCGACGGTGCCGGCCTGGTCGACTACATGTGGGCAAAGCCCGGTGCGGAAGATCCGGTGCCGAAAATTTCCTACGTGCAGCTTTTCAAACCGTGGGGCTGGATCATCGGTTCTGGCATCTACGTGGACGATGTTGAGCAGGAATTCTGGAACTATGTAACCCGATTCTCGCTGATCGGCCTGTTCATCTCAGCCATCATGGCGGTGCTGGTCGCAATCCTGATTCGCAGCATTGTCCGCCCGCTTCGCCACACCATGGCCGCCATGGCGAACATCGCCAGCGGTGAAGCAGACCTGACCCGCACGCTGGACGTGGCCGGCAACGACGAGCTGAGCACCCTTGGACGCGACTTCAATCGATTCACGCAAAAATTGCGCACCGTGGTCGGCCAGCTGTTCGAAACCGCCGGCGCGCTGGACCAATCCTCGCGCTCGCTGAGCCAGCTGTCCGGCCAGGCTCACGAACAAAGCCAGCAGCAGATGCTTCAGATGGAGCAGGTGGCGACGGCCGTCAACGAGGTCACCTACGCCGTGCAGGAAGTGGCGAAGAACGCCGAACACGCTTCCAGCGAGGTGGGCACCGCCGAGAACCAGGCGGGCCAAGGACAGCGAAATATCGAAGCGAGCCTGCAGCAGATCGACGAGCTTTCAACAACTATCGGCAAGGCGGTAGAAGTAATCCAGTCGCTGGCCGACGAAACCACCAAGATCGGCTCGGTACTCGAAGTGATCGGCTCGATCGCCGACCAGACCAATCTGTTGGCGCTCAATGCGGCGATCGAAGCCGCGCGAGCCGGCGAGCAGGGTCGAGGCTTCGCCGTGGTCGCCGATGAAGTCCGTCTGTTAGCGCAGCGCACACAGCAATCGACCGCAGAGATTCACAGCATGATCGAGCGGCTGCAGAAGAACTCAGGCGCTGCAGTCAACGTGATCATGGAGAGCAACCGCGCCTCCCAGCTCACCGTCGAACAGGCAAGCCAGGCAGGCGCAAGCCTCAGTGAGATCGCTCAGGCTCTACGCAACCTCTCCGGCCTGAATGCGTCGATCGCCAGCGCAACATTGCAGCAGTCCCACGTGGTTGAGGATATCAATCAGAATGTGACTCAGGCTGCGGGACTGGCCCAGGAGAGTACGCTGGCTGCGGAGCAGTCCAGTGAAGCCGGCAAGCGTCTCGGCGAACTCGCCGATCAGCTCAACCGTCTACTCAGCCAGTTCAAAGTCTGA
- a CDS encoding DUF421 domain-containing protein, which produces MTPFDLQRMLLDEFPLMFVAEVGLRALLAFVAVFVFLKVSGRRGIRQLSVFELVIILTLGSAAGDVSFYHDVPLLPVAAVFATLLGLYRLTVFFMNRSPRFGAWLEGKPVTIIRDGIYELRSLDSLNISADEFFMELRQQGVEHLGQVRLGILENDGNVSLFFHEPEAVRPGLSVLPPEYRPEFSQVPAAGMYACSRCGFPQALESHQKLQCPRCSNQTWSKALSTLRAR; this is translated from the coding sequence ATGACCCCGTTTGACCTGCAGCGCATGCTGCTGGACGAGTTTCCGTTGATGTTCGTTGCCGAGGTTGGGTTGCGGGCATTACTCGCATTTGTCGCGGTTTTCGTTTTTCTGAAAGTCAGCGGACGCCGCGGCATTCGCCAGCTGTCTGTGTTCGAGCTGGTGATCATCCTGACCCTCGGTTCTGCCGCGGGTGACGTCTCGTTCTACCACGATGTTCCCCTGCTGCCGGTCGCCGCGGTTTTTGCCACGCTTTTAGGGCTGTACCGTCTTACCGTGTTTTTCATGAACCGAAGCCCACGGTTTGGCGCCTGGCTTGAAGGCAAGCCGGTCACCATCATTCGTGACGGTATCTATGAATTGCGCAGTCTCGACAGCCTGAACATTTCTGCTGATGAGTTCTTCATGGAGCTACGCCAGCAGGGGGTCGAGCATCTTGGACAGGTGAGACTCGGGATTCTGGAGAATGACGGCAATGTCAGCCTGTTCTTCCACGAACCGGAGGCAGTTCGCCCAGGGCTTTCCGTACTGCCACCGGAGTATCGACCCGAATTCAGCCAGGTTCCGGCTGCCGGCATGTATGCCTGCAGTCGCTGCGGCTTCCCGCAGGCGCTGGAAAGCCATCAGAAGCTACAGTGCCCGCGCTGCTCCAACCAAACCTGGTCGAAGGCACTCTCCACCCTTCGCGCGCGCTGA
- a CDS encoding DNA topoisomerase IB, whose amino-acid sequence MRNDTMMDEPPPLAEGTRPIPADEAGDTGTLLCPTLPPDLHYVDDSQPGIGRRLQRGKFAYFEPNGERIRDEEEIRRINKLAIPPAYRNVWICPDPQGHLQATGRDARGRKQYRYHTRWREIRDSDKYERMLEFGEALPKLRCNLEKHLARPGMSREKVMALVVMLLESTLIRIGNPRYARDNRSYGLTTLRTRHVDVRGTSIRFHFRGKSGVEHEVTLRDRRLARLMRRCMELPGQHLFQYLDEDGQRRAVSSNDVNLYLREMTGRDFTAKDYRTWAGSALALERLRKLDASPESTARKNLVETVKQVASQLGNTPAVCRQCYIHPAIVKAFSEGELSKLRGARKRKWLSAEEVTLLAFLKQRASHS is encoded by the coding sequence ATGCGCAATGACACCATGATGGACGAACCCCCGCCCCTGGCCGAGGGCACCCGCCCCATTCCTGCCGACGAAGCCGGTGACACCGGCACGTTGCTATGCCCCACACTCCCGCCAGATTTGCATTACGTCGATGATTCCCAGCCCGGTATCGGGCGCAGGCTACAACGCGGAAAATTCGCCTACTTCGAGCCAAACGGCGAGCGCATTCGCGACGAAGAAGAGATACGCAGGATCAATAAACTGGCGATTCCCCCGGCTTATCGTAACGTGTGGATCTGCCCCGACCCTCAGGGCCATCTTCAAGCCACCGGACGAGACGCGCGAGGTCGCAAGCAGTACCGCTATCACACCCGCTGGCGCGAAATCCGTGACAGCGACAAGTACGAGCGGATGCTCGAGTTTGGCGAGGCCCTACCGAAACTGCGCTGCAATCTTGAAAAGCATCTGGCGCGCCCAGGAATGTCGCGCGAGAAGGTTATGGCGCTGGTGGTCATGCTGCTCGAATCCACTCTGATCCGAATCGGCAACCCACGTTACGCAAGGGATAATCGATCCTACGGGTTGACTACGTTGCGTACGCGCCACGTGGACGTGCGCGGCACCTCGATCCGCTTTCACTTTCGCGGCAAGAGCGGCGTGGAGCACGAAGTCACGTTACGCGACCGTCGCTTGGCCAGGCTCATGCGCCGCTGCATGGAGCTGCCGGGCCAGCACCTGTTTCAGTATCTGGATGAAGACGGCCAGCGCAGGGCCGTCAGCTCCAACGATGTGAACCTCTATCTGCGGGAGATGACCGGCCGCGATTTTACCGCCAAGGACTACCGCACCTGGGCTGGCAGCGCACTGGCTTTGGAGCGGTTGCGCAAGCTGGACGCTTCACCGGAGAGTACCGCCCGGAAGAACTTGGTAGAGACGGTGAAACAGGTCGCCAGCCAGCTGGGCAACACGCCCGCCGTGTGCCGCCAGTGCTACATTCACCCAGCGATTGTAAAAGCCTTCAGTGAGGGTGAACTGAGCAAGCTACGTGGGGCTCGTAAGCGCAAGTGGCTCAGCGCCGAGGAGGTTACGCTGCTCGCCTTCCTCAAACAGCGTGCAAGTCACAGCTAG
- a CDS encoding sensor domain-containing diguanylate cyclase, translated as MSNSAELNELHWLLAIVQSIDVGVVVLDRDYRVEVWNTFMENRSGLQPAHARNQTFFSLFPEVDEDWFRRKVESVMTLGTPSFTIWEQRPYLLRFKNYQPITGLEDFMYQNTTLLPLKGTNGRIDQVCLIIYDVTDVAVNRRQLQAANAELQRLSSTDRLTGLYNRGHWEEMLRLDYARHRRYDSQAALVMFDIDHFKAINDTYGHQVGDSVIQEVADLIRENLRDSDVAGRYGGEEFVVLLPDTDKQGALTFAERLRYAVESREVLHEQHRIRFTISLGVADLSVPTSSHAQLIEWADSALYASKAGGRNRVTLHQN; from the coding sequence ATGAGCAATTCCGCTGAGCTGAACGAACTTCACTGGTTGCTGGCCATCGTCCAGAGCATTGATGTGGGTGTCGTGGTTCTGGACCGCGACTACCGTGTCGAGGTCTGGAACACATTCATGGAGAACCGCTCCGGTTTGCAGCCGGCGCATGCGCGCAATCAAACGTTTTTCTCGCTTTTCCCCGAGGTGGACGAGGATTGGTTTCGCCGCAAGGTTGAAAGCGTCATGACCCTTGGTACGCCGTCATTCACCATCTGGGAACAACGACCGTATTTGCTGCGTTTCAAGAACTACCAGCCAATCACTGGGCTGGAAGATTTCATGTATCAGAACACCACGCTGTTGCCCCTCAAAGGTACCAACGGTCGCATCGACCAGGTCTGTCTGATCATTTACGACGTCACCGATGTCGCAGTTAACCGTCGCCAGCTGCAGGCGGCGAATGCCGAGCTGCAACGCCTCTCCAGCACTGACAGGCTGACGGGGCTGTACAACCGCGGACATTGGGAAGAGATGCTGCGCCTGGACTATGCTCGCCATCGCCGCTACGACAGTCAGGCAGCTTTGGTCATGTTCGATATCGACCATTTCAAGGCGATCAACGACACCTATGGACATCAGGTGGGTGACAGCGTGATCCAGGAGGTCGCGGACCTCATTCGCGAGAACTTGAGGGATTCGGATGTAGCGGGACGATATGGCGGTGAGGAATTCGTCGTGCTGCTGCCCGATACCGATAAGCAGGGTGCTCTGACATTTGCCGAGCGTCTAAGATATGCGGTGGAAAGCCGAGAGGTTCTGCATGAGCAGCACCGTATTCGCTTCACTATCAGTCTTGGCGTCGCCGATCTCAGCGTACCCACCAGCAGTCATGCCCAACTGATCGAGTGGGCTGACTCGGCGCTGTATGCCTCCAAAGCCGGCGGCCGCAATCGCGTCACGCTGCATCAAAACTAG
- a CDS encoding response regulator — translation MSAISLLICDDSALARKQLLHTLPAGWPVDVSQAATGLEALERIREGGVDVLLLDLTMPELDGYQVLAQMREEQLQCKTIVISADIQDEAVRRVLALGALAFIKKPADPVHLHQTLASLGLLDGVSPLISRVTGERISFRDTFREVVNIAMGRAAALLARVLGVFIQLPIPNVNILEAGELHMALADAARGEKLTAVCQGYIGGGIAGEALLLFHDSEVADMARLMRRQDYLEMEMLLDLSSLLISACLSGIAEQIEVVFSQGHPQVLGQHASIEELIRINSGRWKKMLAVEISYSLEGHDIHFDLLLLFTEDSVELLTRKLAHLMD, via the coding sequence ATGTCTGCCATTTCCCTGTTGATTTGCGATGACTCCGCGCTGGCGCGCAAGCAGCTTTTGCACACGCTGCCGGCCGGCTGGCCGGTTGACGTCAGTCAGGCAGCTACCGGGCTCGAGGCACTGGAGCGCATACGCGAGGGCGGCGTCGACGTTCTGCTACTCGACCTCACGATGCCGGAGCTGGATGGCTATCAGGTGCTCGCGCAGATGCGAGAAGAGCAGCTGCAGTGCAAAACCATCGTAATTTCCGCGGACATTCAGGATGAGGCGGTGCGGCGCGTATTGGCACTTGGCGCGCTGGCGTTCATCAAGAAACCCGCTGACCCTGTGCATCTGCATCAGACCTTGGCCAGTCTTGGGCTGCTGGATGGTGTCTCGCCATTGATCAGCCGCGTTACGGGCGAGCGGATCAGCTTCCGCGATACCTTTCGTGAAGTCGTCAATATCGCCATGGGCAGGGCGGCGGCTTTGCTGGCGCGTGTTCTCGGCGTCTTCATCCAGCTGCCGATCCCCAACGTGAATATCCTTGAAGCCGGCGAGTTGCACATGGCACTGGCCGATGCGGCGCGCGGCGAAAAGCTGACTGCCGTCTGCCAGGGCTACATCGGTGGAGGCATCGCCGGCGAGGCACTGTTGCTGTTCCATGACTCGGAAGTCGCCGACATGGCGCGGCTGATGCGCCGTCAAGATTACCTGGAGATGGAGATGCTCCTGGATCTGTCGAGTCTGCTGATCAGTGCATGCCTGAGCGGAATCGCGGAACAGATCGAGGTAGTGTTTTCTCAGGGGCATCCGCAGGTGCTGGGGCAGCATGCCTCCATCGAGGAGCTGATACGCATCAACAGTGGCCGCTGGAAAAAGATGCTGGCAGTGGAGATCAGCTACAGCCTGGAAGGGCACGACATCCACTTTGACCTGTTGCTGCTGTTCACGGAAGATTCGGTTGAGCTTCTGACGCGCAAGCTCGCCCACCTGATGGATTGA
- the nfuA gene encoding Fe-S biogenesis protein NfuA: MSAITITEAAHDYLADLLEKQNTTGIGIRIFITQPGTPYAETCIAYCKPGEEKPDDIALALKSFTAWIDGTSEPFLEDALVDYATDRMGGQLTIKAPNAKVPMVNEDSPLNERINYYLQTEINPGLASHGGQVTLIDVVEEGIAVLQFGGGCQGCGQADVTLREGIEKTLLARIPELKGVRDVTDHTNRENAYY; this comes from the coding sequence ATGAGCGCGATCACTATTACCGAAGCTGCACACGATTATCTGGCCGATCTGCTCGAGAAGCAGAACACCACGGGCATTGGCATTCGTATCTTTATCACCCAGCCAGGTACGCCCTATGCCGAGACCTGCATCGCTTACTGCAAGCCAGGTGAGGAGAAGCCGGACGACATCGCTCTGGCGCTCAAGAGCTTCACGGCTTGGATCGATGGTACCAGCGAGCCCTTTCTGGAAGACGCGCTGGTCGATTACGCGACTGATCGCATGGGCGGCCAGCTGACTATCAAGGCGCCGAATGCGAAGGTGCCGATGGTCAATGAAGACAGCCCATTGAACGAGCGCATCAACTACTACCTGCAGACCGAGATCAACCCGGGCCTGGCCAGCCATGGCGGGCAGGTGACACTGATCGACGTGGTAGAGGAAGGCATTGCTGTGCTGCAGTTTGGGGGTGGTTGCCAGGGCTGTGGTCAGGCTGACGTCACTCTCAGGGAAGGCATCGAGAAAACCCTGTTGGCTCGTATTCCAGAGCTCAAGGGTGTGCGTGACGTGACTGATCACACCAATCGCGAAAACGCCTATTACTGA